GCGCCACGGTGCGGTCGTCACCGGGGGCGGCGCCCAGGCCGCGGTCGGCGAGGAGTTCACCGCCGGTCGCGTCGGAGAGCCAGGTGGCCCGGTCGACGACGGTCACGACGGCGGTGACGCGGATCGGCTCGTCCGTCAGCGCGAGGCACACCGCCTCGGGTTCCAGCGCCGGGTCCAGGTGCACCACCACCGGTCCGTCCAGGCTCCGCAGCAGCGGCAGCAGGTCGTGACGCATCGTGCACGACACGCAGCCGTGCTCCAGGTGCAGCTCGGTCAGCAGGCCGTCGACCCAGCGGCGCACGACGCCGTCGGACAATCGGCGCAGGTCGTGGCGGACCAGTACCGCGCCCGGCAGCGCGTGCCACACCTCCTCCGCCACGACGTGCTCTTCCGACCCGGTGACCAGAACGACGGAGGTGCCCATGCGGGCACTGTAAATGAAAACCATTGTCAATACAATGGTGACCGGCCGAGGCGGTGCCGGCATTCGGGTGAGCGTGCGACATGCGGCATACATGCGCATGACCTAATGTGTTGTTGCGCTCGGTCACGAGCACTGGGACATCCAGGTGCTTTGACGCCCCGGCAGTACCGAAAGGCGGAACCCCATGACCACCGCACACCTGGAGCACACCGACCACGAGCACGCGCACGGTGAGGGCTGCGGCCACGTGGCCCTGCCGCACGAGGGCCACGTCGACTACGTGCACGACGGCCACCTCCACCGGGGGCACGACGGGCACTTCGACGAGTGCGAACCGGCCGACCACGGCGCCCACGACGACCACGACCACGCGCACGGCGAGGGCTGCGGCCACGTGGCGGTCCCGCACCGCGACCACGTCGACTACCTGCACGACGGCCACCGCCACGCCGTCCACGGTGAGCACTACGACGAGCACTGACCCGCGGTCGCGGTCCCACCCGCCGGGACGCCGGACGGCTGTCCCGCGGTGCGGCCGTCCTCACGTCGCCGGGCCGCCGGTCGGTCCCGGGTGCGGCGCCCTGCCCCGGTGCGCGGTGAGGGCGGTGAGCAGCGCCAGGTCGGCACGTCGTCCCAGCCAGGCGGGATCGGCGGGGTCGAGCAGGTGCGACCACGCCGCGACGTCCTCGTCCGCCAGGTGCGGGCGGGCCCGGTCGACCCTGGCGGCGAGTTCCCCCAGGACCACGTCGCGCACGTTCCCGGGCAGTGGGGCGGGCACGTCGACCAGTGCGCTGCGGCTGGTGACGCCGGTCAGTCCGGCGTCCGTCAGCAGGTCGGGCCAGCCCCCGGTCCGGCGCACCCGACCGGGCCGGGCCTCGGACCAGGCGGTGAACCAGCGGTTGTGCGCCTCGTCGAGGCGCACCTCCAACCCGGGGCGCCCGACGCCCACGTCCCAGGGCAGGCACCGCGCGGGCAGCCCGCCCTCGACGAGGCAGAGGGTGCCGCCCAGGCGCAGCAGGCCGGCGAGGCCCGCCACCGCCGCGCCCCAGTCCCTCGTGTGGTGCACGCAGGCGGCCGACCACACCGCGCGCACCGCCTCCTCCAACAGGGGCGGACCGTCGTCCAGGTCGTGCAGGACCGGCCGAACGCGGTCCCGCACGCCTGCTTCCCGTGCCGAGCGGAGCACCGCGTCGAGCATGGCCGGGTCGTTGTCCACGGCGTGGACCCGGCCGGTGTCCCCGACCCCGCGCGCCGGCACGACGGTGACCGCGCCCGCGCCCGGCCCGACATCCGCGACGACGTCGCCCGGGCGGACGCGCAGCGGTGCCAGGAGGGACGAGTGGGCGGCCAGGAAGACCGCCTCGGCCGCCACCGGTTCCCGGGTGGACGTTCCGGTGCCGTCAGGTGGAGCGGTCGTGGTCATCGTCGCCGTCCTGCTCCCCGGTGTCGTCCGGTCAGAGCTGCGCGGTGTGCCGCGGCAGGGGGAAGTGGTGCTCGTGGTCGTGCGCGTCGAGGTCGTCCCAGGCGGGCAGCGGGTCGTCGAACCGCCGCCACGCGGTCGGGCCGCCGGCCAGTTCGTCGTCGGTGAGCAGGGCGGGGTCGAGGCGGCGGCGGGGTTCGTCGCGGTCGAGGCCGACGCCGATGAACACCAGTTCCTGGCGCGCGGTGTGGCCGTCGAGCAGCTCACCTGGCTCGATGGTGAGGTTCGGCCCGGCCTGGGACCACACGGCGAGGGTGTGCGGGCGGCTGGCGATGTGGCAGAAGCCCTTGCTGCGCACCACGTCGTGCCAGTCCTCCAGCGCGGCGGCGAGCCGGGCGGGGTGGAAGGGCCGGTCGGCCCGGTAGGTGGCCGAGCGGATGCCGTACTCCTCGGTCTCCGGGGTGTGCGACCCGGCCAGCTCCTCGGCCCAGCCCGGTGACGTGGCGGCGGTGACCGGGTCGTAGCGGCCGGTGTCGAGCACGTCGGCCAGGTCGACCACGCCGCGGTGGGAGCGGACCAGCCGGGCGTTCGGGTTGAGCTCGCGCAGCAGTGCCTCCACGGTGGCGAGCCGGTCGGGCGTGGCGAGGTCGGTCTTGTTGAGCACCAGCACGTCGGCGAACTCGACCTGGTCGACCAGCAGGTCGGAGATGCCGCGCTCATCACCTTCGCCGGCGGAGATGCCGCGCTCGTCGAGCCGGTCGCCGCGTTCGAGTTCCACCATGAAGGTCGAGGCGTCGACCACGGTGACCATGGTGTCGAGACGCGCGTGGTCGGACAGGCTGGTGCCGTCCTCGAAGGTCCACTCGAACGTCGCCGCGACGGGCATCGGCTCGGAGATGCCGGTGGACTCGATGAGGATGGTGTCGAAGCGGCCCTCGCGGGCGAGCGCGCCGACGCTCTCGAGCAGGTCTTCGCGCAGGGTGCAGCAGATGCAGCCGTTGGTCAGCTCCACCAGGCGCTCGCCACCCCTGCCCGACACCAGCGAGGCGTCGATGTTGACCTCGCTCATGTCGTTGACGACCAGGGCGACCCGGCGTCCCTCGCGGTTGGCCAGCACGTGGTTGAGCAGGGTGGTCTTGCCCGCGCCGAGGAAGCCGGACAGGACGGTGACGGGAACGCGGGGATCTGCGGTCATGGGGTTCTCCGGGTGGGGAGGGCGGACGTGCTCCGCTCGACCGGTGGAGCGCACCCGGTCGGTCGACGGCCTCGGCGGGGTGGGGGAGCGGTGCCACCCGCGGCCGTTCTCGGCGGCGGCGCCGTGAGGACACGTCGACTCCGCGAAAAATGACAATCGTTTTCATCAGTTTAGCCCGCCGGGTACGCGGGGGTCGAGAGGGTGCGGGGGCGACCGCTCTCGTCCGGCGTGGAACGCCTCCGGCCTCCGGGGGTGGGCGCCGGGTGGCGTCTTCGGGACCGCGCACGTCGGTTGCGCCATCCAGCGGACGGAGGCGGGGTCGCCGATGGGCCGAACGGCCCAGTTCGCCTCCGATGTCGGCGAACTGATGGAAATGATTGTCGTTGTCCTGTAGGAACTCAGGCGTCACCCGAGCGCCCCTCGCCTTGCTCCCGGAGGAGACGTATGAGTTCCGCACCCGTGTCCGCTGATGTCACCTCGGTCACCGCCTGCGTGGCCGACGTGCTCGGTCTGGTCGAGACCGAGGTGGACGTGGACGCTCTGCTCAGCGAGTTGGGCCTGGAGTCGTTCACCGCGGTGCGACTGCGCCGCAGGCTGCTCACCGACCTCGGCGTGGACCTGCCGCTGACGGCGTTCCTCGGCCGCGCCACGGTGCGCAGCGTCGCCGCCGGCGAACGGGACCCCGGCGCGGACGAGCCGTTCCCCCTGACACCGATCCAGTCCGCCTACCTGGTGGGGCGCGAGCCGCTGTTCCCCCTGGGCGGCGTGGCGACGTTCTTCTACCACGAGTACGACCGCGTTCCCGGCGACGACCAGGAGGCGGACCTCGCGGCGCTGGAGGCCGCGTGGAACCGCGTCGTGGCCCGGCACCCGATGCTGCGCATGGTGATCACCCCCGACGCACGGCAGCGCGTGCTGACCGACGTGCCCGCCTACCGGTTCGAGCGGGTCGACCTGCGCGACGCCGCCGACGTCGACGCGGCGTTGGACGCGATCCGCGCCGAGTCCTCCCACCAGGTGCGGCCGACCGACCGGTGGCCGCTGTTCGACATCCGCGCGGCCCTGCTGCCCGACGGCCGCACGCGCCTGTACGTCGGCATCGACGTGCTCACCGTCGACCTGGGCTGCTGGTTCCAGCTCATCCGCGAGTGGGGCGCGCTCGTCGCCGACCCGGACGCCGCGCTGCCCGAGCAGACCACCACCTTCGCCGAGTTCGTGCGCCGCCGCGCCGACGACCCCGCGGAGCAGCGGAGGCGCGAGACGGACGGCCGCTACTGGTCGGGACGCGGCCTGCCGCCCGGCCCCGGCCTGCCGTGGCTGCGCCCGGCGGCCGAACTCGGCGTGCCCCGGTTCACCCGCAGGCAGACCGGGCTCGACGAGACCGAGTGGGCCGCGTTGCGCAAGCGGGCCGCCGGGCACGGCCTGAGCCCCACCGGCGTCCTGCTCGCCGCGTTCGGGCTGGTGCTCGACCGGTGGGGCGCCACCGCGCCGTTCAGCCTCAACACCACGCTGTTCGACCGGGCCGACCTGGCCGCCGCCGATCGGACACCCGGCCTGGAGCACGTGGTCGGCGACTTCACCTCGACGGTCCTGGTGGACGTGGCGGTGCCGGACCTCACGGCGTGGCGGGGGTTCGCCGACTACGCGGTCGCCGTCAACCGCCGGTTCTGGTCCGACATGGACCACCGCTCGGTGTCCGGGATGGAGGTCGCGCAGCGGCCGGGCGACCTGGACGCGGCGCCCGCGCACCCGGTGGTGTTCACCAGCGGCGTCGGCCTGTCCGGCGACGGACCCGCGCCCACCGACTGGCTGGGGCGCGAGGTGTTCGGCGTGTCCCAGACCCCGCAGGTGCTGCTCGACCACATCGTCTACGACGAGGCGGGCCGGTTGAAGATCGCCTGGGACACCGTGGACGGCGCGCTCGCCCCGGACTTCGTCGACGGCATGCGCGACGCGCACGTGCGGCTGCTGCGCCGCCTGGCCCACGCGGACGACTCGTGGACCGACCCGGCGCTGGGCTGGGACCCGGCCTTCCTGCCCGACGCGCCGCTCACCGCCACGCCGTTCCCCGACGCGGGCCCGCTGCTGGACGACCCCGCCCGCACCGCCGCCGGCCCCCACGCCGACGCACCGGCGGTGATCACCCCTGGGGGCGTGGTGTCGCACCGCGAACTGTCCGACCGGGCCGACCGCGTCGGCGCCGTGCTGGCCGGCGCGGGACTCGGACCCGGCGACCTGGTGGCCGTGGTCGCCCACAAGGGCATCGACCAGGTCGTCGCGGTGCTGGGGGTCAACCGCAGCGGCGCCGGGTACGTACCGGTCGAGCCGGGGTGGCCCGACGCCCGCGTCGCCGCCCTGTGCGGACGCGCCTCCGTCCGGCACGCCGTCGTCGCCCCCGGCACCACCACGAACTGGCCCGACGGTGTCGTCGTCCACCGCCTCGACGCGGACGGCGTGCTCGCCGGCCCCGAGGCCGCGCCGCGGCGCGCCGAGCCCTCCGATCTGGCGTACGCCATCTTCACGTCCGGGTCCACCGGGACCCCCAAGGGCGTCGCCGTCGAGCACCGCGCCGTGCGCACCACCCTCGACGACCTCGCCGAGCGGTTCCCCCTGGACGCCGACGACCGCGTCCTGGGCCTGTCGGCGTTCAGCTTCGACCTGTCGGTCTACGACGTCTTCACGCTGCTCGGCGTGGGTGGCGCGGTCGTGCTGCCCGACCCGGAGCGGCAGCGCGACCCGGGCCACTGGCTCGACCTCATGGCCGAGCACCGCGTCACGGTGTGGAACACCGCCCCGGCGCTGCTGGAGATGCTGGTCGAGTACGCCGAGATCGACCCCGACCTGGCCCGCGCGGCGCTGAGCCGGCTGCACCTGGTGTTCCTGTCCGCCGACTGGATCCCCGTCACCCTGCCCGACCGCCTGCGCGCCCTCGCACCCCACGCGCGGGTCGTCTCGCTCGGTGGGGCGACGGAGGGCTCGATCTGGTCGATCTGCCACCCGATCGGCGACGTCGACCCCGCGTGGCCGAGCATCCCCTACGGCCGCGCCCTCACCGGCCAGTCCTTCCACGTGCTCGACCCCGAGGGCAGGCCCTGCCCGGTCGGCGTCGACGGCGAGCTGCACATCGGCGGCGACGGCCTGGCCCGCGAGTACGTCGGCGACCCGGTGCAGACCGCGCAGCGGTTCTTCCACCACGACGTCCTGCGGCGCAGGCTCTACCGCACCGGTGACCTCGGCCGCTGGCGCACCGACGGCACCATCGAGTTCCTCGGCCGCGTCGACCGGCAGGTCAAGATCCGGGGGCACCGCATCGAGCTCGGCGAGGTCGAATCCGTGCTCGACCGCGCGCCGGGCGTGCGCAAGTCGGTGGCGAAGTCGGTGCCCGGACCGGACGACCGGCCGCGCCTGGTCGCGTTCGTCGCTCCGGCGGACCCCTCGTCCCCGCCCGGTGACGACGACCTGATCGCGCTGCTGCGCTCCTCGGTGCCGGAGTTCATGGTGCCCAGCAGGTTCGTCCACCTGCCCGAGTTCCCGGTCACCGCCAACGGCAAGATCGACTACGCGGCGCTGGGCAACCCCTACCGCCGCACCTCCGCGCCCACCGCGTCCCGGCCCGCCGCCACCGAAGCCGTTGCCGTGGCGCAGGTTCCCGCCGCGCCGGTCGAACGACCGACGCCCTCCGCGCCGGTCGTCGACGGCTTCGGCGCGCTGCTCGGGTCGGCCGAACGGCGCGGTCTCGGGGTCACCATCACCGTCACCCCCGGCGCGCTGGCGCCGGTCGAGGCGTTGACGGCCGCGGCGGAGTGGGCTCACGAGGTCCGGCAGCACGCCGCCGCCTCCGGTGTTGCCCTGGTCGAGCGGCTGCCCGACTCCGGCCTGCTGGCCGTGGACCTCGGACACCCGCCCGCCGCCGTGTCCCCGCCGACGGTCACCCGCGACCGCCCGGAAATGTCGGACCCCCGTGGCACAGTGAACGCAGGGGACCCCCTGGGCGGGGACCTCCGCCACGGCGCGGGCACCCACGCGGTCCCGGTCGTCGAGGGAGCCGATCCCGCCGTCGAGCGGGCGGTGTCCGACGTGGTCGGCGACCTGCTCAAGGCACCGGTGGACGCCACCACGCCGTTCTTCCGCCTCGGCGCGACCTCGCTCACCCTTGTGCTCGCCCACCGCCGCCTTGCCGCCGAACTGGCGCCGGAGCTGACCGTGGTCGACCTGTTCGCCAACCCCACGGTCCGCGACCTCGCCCTGTTCATCACCCGGCGGCGGCGCGGCGGCGCCCCGACGACCCCGGAGCCGACCCCCGCGCCACCGACCCCCGCGCCACCGACCAGCGTGGCACCCGCCGACCGGCAGGACGCGGCGGCCCGCCGCCGTGCCGCGCGGGTCCTCGCCGGCGAGGTGGCCCGATGAGCCCGATCGCCGTCACCGCCGTCGCCTGCCGCTTCCCCGGCGCTCCCGACGCGCGGCGGTTCTGGGAACTGCTGCGCGACGGGCGCGGCGGACTGCGCCGGTTCACCGACGACGAACTGGACGCGCGCGGCGTCCCGGCCGCGCTGCGCCGCCACCCCGACTACGTCCCCGTCGGCGGGATCATCGAGGGGCAGGACCTGTTCGACCCGCTGCCCTTCGGCCTCACCGACGCCGAAGCCGCCCTGATGGACCCGCAGCAGCGGCTGTTCCTGGAGTGCGCGTGGCAGGCGCTGGAGCAGGCCGGGCACGGCGGCGGCGCGGGCGTCGACTCCGTCGGGGTGTTCGCGGGTGCCATGCACAGCTCCTACCTGACCAGCAACCTCGCCGGCCGGTGGGACCCGACCGGCGGCG
This region of Saccharothrix longispora genomic DNA includes:
- a CDS encoding methyltransferase domain-containing protein, whose translation is MTTTAPPDGTGTSTREPVAAEAVFLAAHSSLLAPLRVRPGDVVADVGPGAGAVTVVPARGVGDTGRVHAVDNDPAMLDAVLRSAREAGVRDRVRPVLHDLDDGPPLLEEAVRAVWSAACVHHTRDWGAAVAGLAGLLRLGGTLCLVEGGLPARCLPWDVGVGRPGLEVRLDEAHNRWFTAWSEARPGRVRRTGGWPDLLTDAGLTGVTSRSALVDVPAPLPGNVRDVVLGELAARVDRARPHLADEDVAAWSHLLDPADPAWLGRRADLALLTALTAHRGRAPHPGPTGGPAT
- a CDS encoding non-ribosomal peptide synthetase; this translates as MSSAPVSADVTSVTACVADVLGLVETEVDVDALLSELGLESFTAVRLRRRLLTDLGVDLPLTAFLGRATVRSVAAGERDPGADEPFPLTPIQSAYLVGREPLFPLGGVATFFYHEYDRVPGDDQEADLAALEAAWNRVVARHPMLRMVITPDARQRVLTDVPAYRFERVDLRDAADVDAALDAIRAESSHQVRPTDRWPLFDIRAALLPDGRTRLYVGIDVLTVDLGCWFQLIREWGALVADPDAALPEQTTTFAEFVRRRADDPAEQRRRETDGRYWSGRGLPPGPGLPWLRPAAELGVPRFTRRQTGLDETEWAALRKRAAGHGLSPTGVLLAAFGLVLDRWGATAPFSLNTTLFDRADLAAADRTPGLEHVVGDFTSTVLVDVAVPDLTAWRGFADYAVAVNRRFWSDMDHRSVSGMEVAQRPGDLDAAPAHPVVFTSGVGLSGDGPAPTDWLGREVFGVSQTPQVLLDHIVYDEAGRLKIAWDTVDGALAPDFVDGMRDAHVRLLRRLAHADDSWTDPALGWDPAFLPDAPLTATPFPDAGPLLDDPARTAAGPHADAPAVITPGGVVSHRELSDRADRVGAVLAGAGLGPGDLVAVVAHKGIDQVVAVLGVNRSGAGYVPVEPGWPDARVAALCGRASVRHAVVAPGTTTNWPDGVVVHRLDADGVLAGPEAAPRRAEPSDLAYAIFTSGSTGTPKGVAVEHRAVRTTLDDLAERFPLDADDRVLGLSAFSFDLSVYDVFTLLGVGGAVVLPDPERQRDPGHWLDLMAEHRVTVWNTAPALLEMLVEYAEIDPDLARAALSRLHLVFLSADWIPVTLPDRLRALAPHARVVSLGGATEGSIWSICHPIGDVDPAWPSIPYGRALTGQSFHVLDPEGRPCPVGVDGELHIGGDGLAREYVGDPVQTAQRFFHHDVLRRRLYRTGDLGRWRTDGTIEFLGRVDRQVKIRGHRIELGEVESVLDRAPGVRKSVAKSVPGPDDRPRLVAFVAPADPSSPPGDDDLIALLRSSVPEFMVPSRFVHLPEFPVTANGKIDYAALGNPYRRTSAPTASRPAATEAVAVAQVPAAPVERPTPSAPVVDGFGALLGSAERRGLGVTITVTPGALAPVEALTAAAEWAHEVRQHAAASGVALVERLPDSGLLAVDLGHPPAAVSPPTVTRDRPEMSDPRGTVNAGDPLGGDLRHGAGTHAVPVVEGADPAVERAVSDVVGDLLKAPVDATTPFFRLGATSLTLVLAHRRLAAELAPELTVVDLFANPTVRDLALFITRRRRGGAPTTPEPTPAPPTPAPPTSVAPADRQDAAARRRAARVLAGEVAR
- a CDS encoding GTP-binding protein produces the protein MTADPRVPVTVLSGFLGAGKTTLLNHVLANREGRRVALVVNDMSEVNIDASLVSGRGGERLVELTNGCICCTLREDLLESVGALAREGRFDTILIESTGISEPMPVAATFEWTFEDGTSLSDHARLDTMVTVVDASTFMVELERGDRLDERGISAGEGDERGISDLLVDQVEFADVLVLNKTDLATPDRLATVEALLRELNPNARLVRSHRGVVDLADVLDTGRYDPVTAATSPGWAEELAGSHTPETEEYGIRSATYRADRPFHPARLAAALEDWHDVVRSKGFCHIASRPHTLAVWSQAGPNLTIEPGELLDGHTARQELVFIGVGLDRDEPRRRLDPALLTDDELAGGPTAWRRFDDPLPAWDDLDAHDHEHHFPLPRHTAQL